One Thunnus thynnus chromosome 21, fThuThy2.1, whole genome shotgun sequence DNA segment encodes these proteins:
- the c1qtnf9 gene encoding complement C1q and tumor necrosis factor-related protein 9A, with the protein MLQMSFRVALLLLLLAVRCVSQETSQNKGCVCGYPGIPGDPGHNGAPGRDGRDGLRGDKGDQGMIGPIGPAGKDGHMGEKGEPGAVGLAGLKGKRGENGERGPPGKMGPQGVQGPIGLKGSKGELGLRGLQGPKGDLGPLGPEGQKGETGLRGDRGIQGPLGPPGRPGPKGEIGVPGHKGNIGYRGDRGTRGERGDKGEKGDAPVISKSAFSVGLTVQSKLPTGNTPIRFDKIIYNKQSHYDPQTGRFTCLAAGAYYFTYHITVFSRNVKVALIKNGEKIIHTTDNYQGSEDQAAGGAVLHLEVGDKVWLQVTGGELFNGLFADEDDDTTFSGFLIFGA; encoded by the exons ATGTTGCAGATGAGTTTTAGGGTTGCTCTCTTGCTCCTTCTATTGGCAGTCAGGTGTGTTTCACAGGAAACATCCCAAAATAAAGGCTGTGTTTGTGGATACCCTGGAATACCTGGGGACCCCGGACACAATGGTGCACCTGGCAGAGATGGTCGAGATGGACTCAGAGGTGATAAAGGTGATCAAG GTATGATTGGTCCAATTGGACCAGCAGGCAAGGATGGCCATatgggagagaaaggggaaCCCG GTGCAGTTGGCCTAGCAGGACTCAAaggaaaaagaggggaaaatggagaacgGGGGCCTCCAGGGAAAATGGGGCCCCAAGGAGTCCAAGGGCCCATTGGCCTGAAAGGATCTAAGGGAGAGCTTGGGCTACGTGGACTCCAAGGACCTAAAGGGGATTTGGGGCCTCTTGGACCAGAGGGTCAAAAGGGGGAAACTGGCCTTCGAGGAGACAGAGGCATTCAGGGACCACTTGGACCCCCTGGCAGACCAGGGCCTAAAGGGGAAATTGGTGTTCCAGGTCATAAAGGCAATATTGGATATCGTGGGGACAGAGGGACCCGAGGAGAGAGGGGTGATAAGGGTGAGAAGGGAGATGCGCCTGTTATCTCTAAAAGCGCCTTCTCTGTGGGCCTCACTGTACAGTCAAAACTACCAACGGGTAACACACCAATCCGGTTTGACAAGATTATTTACAACAAGCAGAGTCACTACGATCCACAAACAGGTAGATTCACATGCTTGGCAGCAGGTGCTTACTATTTCACCTATCACATCACAGTCTTCTCCAGAAACGTGAAGGTGGCTCTCATAAAGAATGGAGAGAAGATTATTCATACCACAGATAACTACCAGGGCAGCGAGGACCAGGCAGCAGGGGGTGCTGTGCTGCACCTGGAGGTCGGGGACAAGGTGTGGTTGCAGGTGACTGGAGGAGAGCTGTTTAATGGGCTCTttgctgatgaagatgatgacaCTACCTTCTCTGGGTTCTTAATCTTTGGGGCTTAA
- the tagln3b gene encoding transgelin-3b: MANRGPSYGLSREVQEKIDQKYDPDLEQRLVDWIVAQCGGNMEKPQPGKQNFQTWLMDGTILCRLINSLYPRGKEPIKKIPETQMAFKQMEKISQFLQAAEAYGVTTTDIFQTVDLWEGKDMAAVQRTLMALGSVAVTKDDGHYKGDRDWFHRKAQGYRRDFTEEQLRQGQSLIGLQMGSNRGASQSGMTGYGMHRQIM, translated from the exons ATGGCGAACAGGGGGCCCAGCTATGGACTGAGCCGGGAGGTGCAGGAGAAGATTGATCAGAAGTACGACCCAGACCTGGAACAGCGGCTGGTGGACTGGATAGTAGCACAGTGTGGAGGAAACATGGAGAAGCCGCAGCCCGGCAAGCAGAACTTCCAGACATGGCTGATGGATGGAACG ATTCTCTGTAGGCTCATCAACAGCCTTTATCCGAGGGGGAAGGAGCCCATCAAGAAGATCCCAGAGACTCAGATGGCTTTCAAACAAATGGAGAAGATCTCTCAGTTCCTGCAAGCTGCAGAAGCTTATGGAGTCACAACAACTGACATATTTCAAACTGTAGACCTCTGGGAAG GAAAGGACATGGCAGCAGTGCAAAGAACCCTAATGGCTCTGGGGAGTGTTGCTGTCACTAAGGACGATGGTCATTACAAAGGTGACCGAGACTGGTtccacag GAAAGCCCAGGGATATCGACGAGATTTCACTGAAGAGCAGCTGCGCCAAGGCCAGAGTTTGATCGGCCTGCAGATGGGCAGCAACCGCGGAGCTTCCCAATCTGGTATGACGGGCTATGGTATGCACCGTCAGATCATGTAG
- the abhd10b gene encoding abhydrolase domain containing 10, depalmitoylase b isoform X1, which yields MAAVALRSCRRGLSQILSNGGLAALSTKPLAGDRRHKSTVQYASRPDLPKLAYRRVKGKSPGVVFLPGYGSNMNGQKAEALEEFCRSLGHSYLRFDYTGHGASEGVLAEGTIGTWKKDVLFVLDELAEGPQIMVGSSIGGWLMLLAAIARPEKTAALVGISTAADHIVTSFNSLPLETRKEFEEKGEWTVPTKHSEEGLYKFSIDFLREAENHCVLHSPIPITCPVRLIHGLKDEDVPWHISMQVAERVLSPDVDVILRRHGQHRMSEKDDIKLMVYTIDDLIDKLTTLV from the exons ATGGCAGCCGTCGCGCTGAGGTCCTGCCGCAGAGGACTTTCGCAGATTTTAAGTAATGGAGGTCTTGCTGCTTTGTCTACTAAGCCCCTGGCAG GAGACAGGAGACACAAGTCCACAGTTCAGTATGCTTCACGGCCGGACCTTCCTAAACTGGCCTACAGAAGAGTGAAGGGGAAGTCCCCAGGTGTGGTCTTCCTGCCAGGGTATGGCTCCAACATGAATGGGCAGAAGGCTGAGGCACTGGAGGAGTTCTGCCGGTCACTAGGGCACTCATACCTCAG GTTTGACTACACAGGACATGGGGCCTCAGAGGGGGTGCTGGCAGAAGGAACTATTGGTACCTGGAAAAAAGATGTCCTTTTTGTGCTGGATGAGTTAGCAGAAGGGCCACAG ATAATGGTGGGTTCTAGTATAGGAGGTTGGCTCATGCTGCTGGCAGCCATTGCACGACCAGAGAAGACTGCTGCACTGGTGGGCATCTCTACTGCTGCTGACCACATCGTCACATCGTTCAACTCTCTTCCTCTGGAG ACACGAAAGGAGTTTGAGGAGAAGGGGGAGTGGACAGTGCCCACCAAACACTCAGAGGAGGGTCTTTACAAGTTTAGCATTGACTTTCTGCGCGAGGCAGAAAATCACTGTGTCCTCCACAGTCCCATCCCCATCACCTGTCCCGTGCGGCTCATTCACGGGCTCAAGGATGAAGACGTCCCCTGGCACATTTCCATGCAGGTCGCAGAACGCGTCCTCAGTCCTGATGTGGATGTCATTCTCCGGCGACATGGCCAGCACCGCATGTCTGAAAAGGACGACATCAAGCTCATGGTCTACACTATTGATGATCTTATAGACAAGCTGACCACTTTGGTCTAA
- the abhd10b gene encoding abhydrolase domain containing 10, depalmitoylase b isoform X2, with translation MAAVALRSCRRGLSQILSNGGLAALSTKPLADRRHKSTVQYASRPDLPKLAYRRVKGKSPGVVFLPGYGSNMNGQKAEALEEFCRSLGHSYLRFDYTGHGASEGVLAEGTIGTWKKDVLFVLDELAEGPQIMVGSSIGGWLMLLAAIARPEKTAALVGISTAADHIVTSFNSLPLETRKEFEEKGEWTVPTKHSEEGLYKFSIDFLREAENHCVLHSPIPITCPVRLIHGLKDEDVPWHISMQVAERVLSPDVDVILRRHGQHRMSEKDDIKLMVYTIDDLIDKLTTLV, from the exons ATGGCAGCCGTCGCGCTGAGGTCCTGCCGCAGAGGACTTTCGCAGATTTTAAGTAATGGAGGTCTTGCTGCTTTGTCTACTAAGCCCCTGGCAG ACAGGAGACACAAGTCCACAGTTCAGTATGCTTCACGGCCGGACCTTCCTAAACTGGCCTACAGAAGAGTGAAGGGGAAGTCCCCAGGTGTGGTCTTCCTGCCAGGGTATGGCTCCAACATGAATGGGCAGAAGGCTGAGGCACTGGAGGAGTTCTGCCGGTCACTAGGGCACTCATACCTCAG GTTTGACTACACAGGACATGGGGCCTCAGAGGGGGTGCTGGCAGAAGGAACTATTGGTACCTGGAAAAAAGATGTCCTTTTTGTGCTGGATGAGTTAGCAGAAGGGCCACAG ATAATGGTGGGTTCTAGTATAGGAGGTTGGCTCATGCTGCTGGCAGCCATTGCACGACCAGAGAAGACTGCTGCACTGGTGGGCATCTCTACTGCTGCTGACCACATCGTCACATCGTTCAACTCTCTTCCTCTGGAG ACACGAAAGGAGTTTGAGGAGAAGGGGGAGTGGACAGTGCCCACCAAACACTCAGAGGAGGGTCTTTACAAGTTTAGCATTGACTTTCTGCGCGAGGCAGAAAATCACTGTGTCCTCCACAGTCCCATCCCCATCACCTGTCCCGTGCGGCTCATTCACGGGCTCAAGGATGAAGACGTCCCCTGGCACATTTCCATGCAGGTCGCAGAACGCGTCCTCAGTCCTGATGTGGATGTCATTCTCCGGCGACATGGCCAGCACCGCATGTCTGAAAAGGACGACATCAAGCTCATGGTCTACACTATTGATGATCTTATAGACAAGCTGACCACTTTGGTCTAA
- the ythdf3 gene encoding YTH domain-containing family protein 3: protein MSATTVDQRPKGQGNKVQNGSMHQKDGVNDDDFEPYLSSQTNQSNSYPPMSDPYMPSYYAPSIGFPYSLGEAAWSTAGDPPMPYLTTYGQMSNGEPHFIPDGVFSQPGALGNTPPFLGQHGFNFFPGNADFSTWGTSVSQGQSTQSSVYSNSYGYAPSSLGRAITDGQAGFGSDTQLSKVPVLNSIEQGMAGLKLGTDMVAAVTKTVGSPLGGTAGMSSMAANNLPPSVSSSAPKPASWAAIAKKPAKPQPKVKPKANMGMGGGVTIPPPPIKHNMNIGTWDDKGSLNKPPLAQTMMPPQPLVQQPLLAQPQALLQNPLPPQPQHQHQHQHQHQPFQLQSLQSPQHPQPLPPGPPHLHLTSQPGPPQPLHQQQPQQPGPPPNRWVAPRNRGEGFGLGGGVPLSASPCSGEVHPVLEKLRALNNYNPKDFDWNLKNGRVFIIKSYSEDDIHRSIKYSIWCSTEHGNKRLDGAYRSLGSKGPLYLLFSVNGSGHFCGVAEMRSPVDYNAYAGVWSQDKWKGKFEVKWVFIKDVPNNQLRHIRLENNDNKPVTNSRDTQEVPLEKAKQVLKIIATYKHTTSIFDDFAHYEKRQEEEEALRKERNRNKQ, encoded by the exons ATGTCTGCGACCACAGTCGATCAG AGACCTAAAGGACAAGGAAATAAAG TGCAAAACGGATCAATGCATCAAAAGGATGGTgtgaatgatgatgattttgaGCCTTACCTAAGCAGCCAGACAAATCAG AGTAACAGCTATCCACCAATGTCTGATCCCTACATGCCCAGCTACTATGCTCCATCCATTGGCTTCCCTTACTCTCTGGGAGAGGCTGCTTGGTCCACAGCAGGAGACCCTCCTATGCCCTACCTAACTACCTATGGACAGATGAGCAATGGTGAGCCTCACTTCATCCCTGATGGTGTGTTCAGCCAGCCAGGCGCCCTGGGGAACACTCCCCCCTTCCTCGGCCAGCATGGCTTCAATTTCTTTCCTGGCAATGCAGACTTTTCCACTTGGGGTACCAGTGTCTCTCAGGGTCAGTCCACGCAGAGCTCAGTCTACAGTAACAGCTATGGGTACGCTCCCAGCTCGCTGGGTCGGGCCATTACGGACGGACAGGCGGGTTTTGGAAGTGACACCCAGCTCAGTAAGGTCCCAGTGCTGAACAGCATCGAGCAGGGTATGGCGGGGTTAAAACTGGGTACGGACATGGTGGCAGCTGTCACCAAAACCGTGGGCTCGCCCTTAGGAGGCACAGCAGGTATGAGCAGCATGGCAGCCAATAACCTTCCTCCGTCTGTCAGCTCATCCGCACCTAAACCTGCCTCCTGGGCAGCCATTGCCAAGAAGCCGGCCAAGCCACAGCCCAAGGTCAAACCCAAAGCCAACATGGGGATGGGGGGAGGTGTCACCATTCCCCCACCCCCCATAAAGCACAATATGAACATTGGTACTTGGGACGATAAGGGCTCTCTGAACAAGCCCCCATTAGCTCAGACTATGATGCCCCCGCAGCCTCTGGTGCAGCAGCCTCTCCTAGCTCAGCCCCAGGCCTTACTGCAGAACCCATTGCCCCCTCAGCCTCAACACCAACACCAGCACCAACACCAACACCAGCCCTTCCAGCTCCAGTCTCTCCAGTCCCCCCAACATCCTCAGCCCCTCCCTCCTGGCCCTCCACACCTTCACCTCACCTCTCAACCTGGCCCCCCGCAGCCCCTTCATCAGCAGCAACCCCAGCAGCCTGGCCCGCCTCCCAACCGTTGGGTGGCTCCCAGGAACCGGGGTGAGGGCTTCGGTCTGGGTGGGGGAGTCCCACTGAGTGCCTCCCCTTGCTCTGGAGAAGTGCATCCTGTGCTGGAGAAACTCCGTGCCCTCAACAACTACAACCCCAAAGACTTTGACTGGAACTTGAAAAACGGACGTGTTTTCATTATCAAGAGCTATTCGGAAGATGACATCCACCGCTCAATCAAGTACTCTATCTGGTGCAGCACAGAACACGGCAACAAGCGCCTGGATGGTGCCTACCGCTCACTGGGCAGCAAGGGGCCCTTGTACCTGTTGTTCAGCGTCAACGGCAGTGGGCACTTCTGTGGCGTGGCCGAGATGCGCTCACCGGTGGACTACAATGCCTATGCAGGCGTCTGGTCTCAGGACAAGTGGAAGGGCAAGTTTGAGGTGAAGTGGGTTTTCATCAAAGATGTGCCCAACAACCAGCTGCGACACATCCGGCTGGAGAACAATGACAACAAGCCAGTGACCAACTCCAGGGACACTCAGGAAGTGCCTCTGGAGAAGGCCAAACAAGTGCTTAAAATTATCGCCACTTACAAGCATACCACCTCAATCTTTGATGACTTTGCACATTATGAGAAACgtcaggaagaggaggaggctcTGAGGAAG